The Arachis ipaensis cultivar K30076 chromosome B05, Araip1.1, whole genome shotgun sequence nucleotide sequence GTAACTCGAATATTTTGCCTGTTGCGTTTGCACTCGTGGAGGGAGAGAACGCAGAGTCTTGGTCGTACTTTCTTTCGAACCTTAGAAGGCATGTCACTCCACAGCAAGGTATTCTCGTGATCTCTGACAGACACAACGGCATCAAGGCTGCATTAGAGAGCCCCGATAGTGGTTGGCAACCCCCATGCTTATCGGGCATTTTGTATTCGGCATGTTGCTGCAAATTTTGTCCTCACTTTCAAGGGGCAGGATGCGCGGAGGTGGTTGGTAAATGCCGCGTATGCGAAGACGGAAGCAGAATTTGACTATTGGTTTGATATAATGAGGACGGAGAACCCGGCCATGTGCGAATGGGCAAACAGAATGGAGTATGAGAGGTGGACACAGCACAAGGATGGGGGGAGAAGATACGGTCACATGACGACCAACATCTCTGAGTGTGTGAACTCTGTCTTGAAGGGCACAAGAAACCTACCGGTGACGTCTCTGGTTAAGTCGACATATCTCCGGCTGGCCGAGTTGTTTGTTGTCCGGGGGCAGACGGCAGAGGCACAGTTAGGGTCCGGGCACCGGTTTTCACAGGCAGTAGTTAAGGCCATTGAGCGTAATCTGAAGGAAtcgaggtgcttcacggtgacagTGTTTGATAGGCATCACCTTGACTATACTGTGGCTGACACGACGCCCACCGGCAAATTCTCTTTGGGTAGCTATCGGGTTTCTCTGAGGGATCGCACATGCGATTGTGGATACTTCCAGGCGCTGCACTACCCCTGCTGCCATGCCCTCGCATGCTGTGCGCAGTCACGGCTAGATTGGGCAACTTATGTGGATGAGGTGTACATCATGTCTGAGGTCTTTAAGGTGTATGAGATGTCCTTTTCACCATGTATTCCAGAGGGGCTTTGGCCACCATATGACGGGCCGACGGTTATACCCGACCCGGGCATGAGAAGGGCAAGAGAAGGACGACCACGGTCCACCCGCATCCGCAACAACATGGACGAAGCCGACACCAGCCGACCTAAGAGGTGTGGTCTGTGCAGGCAGCCCGGTCATACCCGACGGGTTTGCCCTCAGCGAGGTTCTACTAGTGGGATGTAGATTTATCTTTACTTATTTCGTTTGTCGTAGTGTCCGTGATAACAAACGTGTCTGCTTGTATCAGTTATGAGTTTTAAGTCTTTTTGTTTTCTGGTGTTAATGATAATATCAGTAGTTATCTTTCACTTTTCTAGAGTTATTGTGCTTAATTTCCATCTTACCGATACGATCGATAAACAATAGAGTCCATCAACATAATCATAaagtaaaaactaaacaaaataaaagtccTCCAACAAGACTAAACATAAGGTCCAACGGGCATAAAACATAAAGTAACAAGTACCCAAAATAACAGTCATCcaattaaaataaacataaaagtcCGTAACCGGAAAATAAACTACATAACGAgaaatgaaaaacaacaacacatgGTGCTAACCATCGGGATCATCTCTCGTAGCATCATGAAAGTCACCAAGAAGATGAGATCCTGTCCCACATCGAGCAGGACGTCTGACTCGAGTCGGTCGGGCTGCCTCCTGTCCAACGTCATCACCTGGATGGTCTAACCCGAACGCGGACTGGGGGGTGCCCCCCATAGTGAACCAAGTATCCAACGGACTACCTGGAGGCACGTTCAGATCTACCCCATACTGACCCTGATAATCAGGTGGCTGGGAATGCATCTCCGTCATATGTGGCTGGTAAGCTGCGGTCTCCATCTGCACATCTGGCATCTGCTGCTGGTAAGACTGGCCACCAAACTGCACATTCGACGTGCCAGCATCATCCCTAATCAACTCAGCAAAGTCTGCATAAAACCGTGGACTGACCAGCTGATCATTTAAATCCATAGTCATGGTCGGCGTCAACTCCGGCATCTGAGAATAAGCTCTGCTAGTGAATGTATCCCCTCCAGCCTCAGTCGCTGCGGTCCCACTAACTCCGCCTGCGTGCTGTGTATCATCCGGAGTTCTCCCACGTCTGGCATTACACCGACGAACACGGTGATCGACCTCAGCTCTAGCATCTTCGCCTGCATCATCCTGCTGCATCGCATCATGTAACCACCTCCACTCTCGACCGGTGTCCCTAGTGCCAACACGACGGCGTCGCTCAACACGACGGTTGTCCGGCATATCAGGTAGTTGTGATATGCGTGGGACCTGGGAGGATCCTCTCTGATATGCCTCTGGAGGTATCTGGGTGCCTCTAGGATCGGCGAATGCAGCCCCCGGGCTAAGGAACCGCTGAGCCTCACGGTACCACCAATCTAGGTAATCTGCAGATGGGCCAGGATCTGCCACTCGCTCAATGGAAATGACGGCATCAACTCGGTTCTCCCAGTGCTCATGCCATGCCCGATAGTAGTGGGGAAACCACCTATCGCCTCCCCTACCGTCCTTAGCATGCAGCCAGTCTACGTTCAAAGCATCCTCGGGGATATGCTGTACTCCACCCAGCTGTGGAACAACCCTGTCAACCTGATGCCACTCGATGACCGCAAAGTATATCAAGGCAGTCACGGCTCGCCACATGCGACTGTGCTGCTCTGTAAGTATCTCTGGATGGACCACGGCAAGTACATCAAGCGCGGAGTAGGGCTCCCACATAATCTGAAATTTAAGAACTCATCAAGGACTACAATAACAAGTATATATCTAGTCACGAATACAGAGCAAACAAAAAATGAAACTCTTACTGCTATAAAACTTACATCACGAGCGGTCAGTCGATCCAATGCAAGCCGATACCTAATGACCCTCTGCTCCTTTCCATCATTAGGAGGTAAGTAGGTAGACCACCTAAATTTAAGTCATATGagacacaaaatttaaaatattcccAAGAAATTTGTTAAACAAAAAAAAGCATAACCCATACCTTGATGCCAGCGGGAAAGAGAAAACCTCAAACCCGGCCGGCCTAAGAGACGGAAACCGCCAGAATATCCAACTCTGTAGTAACTGGAGCGGGCCCGCAAGATTAGTCACATTTCTGTTCGCTACCCGACACATGCATCGGTACAGCCACGCCAAAGCGGCCGAACCCCAGCTATACCTCCCCATGCCATCAAGGTTTGCCACAAATGGCAACCATCGTATATGAACCCGGTTCGCACTCTTGTCCCCAAATAACTGAGTCGATAACAGCATCATGATGTAGGCCCGTGCGTAGATGCGGACAGTCTCCTCGCTCGCATCTGGTGGTAGCACCCTAAACCTCTCGTGGAACCATATAAAGTGTACTGTCATCTGCTTGACCTTATTCGGTGGGGGCCGCTCACCGAATAGGTCCTCAAACTACTCCCAAGCTGGTCGGCCACCCTCCATGTATGTCTCAAACTCACCAAGGCAACCACTCACAGCCTCACCATCCACAGGCAGCCCTAGCTGGAATGCCACGTCCTGCAATGTCACTGTGCATTCTCCGAAAGGCATGTGGAACGTATGCGTCTCAGGACGCCACCTCTCAACGAACGCACTAACGAGTGGCTCATCCAACCAGAACCATTGGCTATTTAGCCTAGCCAAATGGTACAATCCAACCCTCTCTAAATACGGGATGATCCTTTCATGCATGGGCATATTCTGTTGCCGCCTCACACTGTATATACACCTATTGGGCTGCATAGAACAACAAACAAAAACAGAGTCCAATTAAATTCTCATATCCTTAAACAAATTTCCATATCTAACCGTATACGAATACCTTAAACCATCAACAAATTCTcctatataatatttaaaaaaaaaaattccctaCTCACGATAGGGAAAATAACAACACAAATAATTTACTTATTAACATccagaaattttaaaatattataaagatttaaaatttaaaacttcatACCATACAAATATCCTAAACAAACTATAATAATTCACTAATGTCAACTATCCCATTCCCTAAACTAAACCAACATTAATTAGCATAACATTCATTGAATGGAATTGAATTTAATGTAACTAGGCATATCTATAACTAAccaagaaaaactaaaaacactaaaCCAAGATTAGTGAACTAACATCCTAGCATGTGAACCCTAAATTCAAACTACAAGGATTAATCTATAAATTCTAATTCGTCTACCTAACCTACCATTTTTCTGACTAAGATATGCAAAGACTAGAAAGAAATAAATATTAACTAACCTCGTCACCAATAGAACCGGCAATATGCGCAACACCGTTCAGTCGGTACAGGTTCCTGCCTGCCATGATAACTCGCCAGAAGTCGCCGCTGAGGAACCTCGGGCCCGCTCACAACTTGCTCtgacctctctctagaatttcctctctctagaaaactcctCAAACCTTCTAAACACATAATCCGTGGCTACAACCACGGTTTATATAGGCAAAGCatcacacgtaaaccgctactggcggtagcggtttacacacacgcacacacacacgtaaaccgctactggcagtagcggtttacactcacacacacacgcacgtaaaccgctgctgccagcagcggtttacacacacacactcacacaTAAACCGCGTCAGGTAGTAGCGNNNNNNNNNNNNNNNNNNNNNNNNNNNNNNNNNNNNNNNNNNNNNNNNNNNNNNNNNNNNNNNNNNNNNNNNNNNNNNNNNNNNNNNNNNNNNNNNNNNNNNNNNNNNNNNNNNNNNNNNNNNNNNNAactaaattattaatataaaatatatgttataatataaaatatatattaaaaattaggtAAGAAAATAACACAAGCCGTTTGGACTTATATTGATGTGGGCCAAAGGGGAGCTTCCAAGTTCCAAGTGCCAACTCTTAAAGATAGGCAACGTTAGATTTGTCATTGGAAAATGACAATCTTTTATATAGATTTATGCCACATAAAAGAATAACACCAGGCTTAGCTCATCGatctatattatattattatcatatCATTTAATAATAAGACAAATAGCATTTATTCCGCTTTTTAAGAGGGAAAAAACCACTCggttaacatttttttttttgtacgaATACTCCTtttaactttttgaaaagaaaaaaatactaaAGANNNNNNNNNNNNNNNNNNNNNNNNNNNNNNNNNNNNNNNNNNNNNNNNNNNNNNNNNNNNNNNNNNNNNNNNNNNNNNNNNNNNNNNNNNNNNNNNNNNNNNNNNNNNNNNNNNNNNNNNNNNNNNNNNNNNNNNNNNNNNNNNNNNNNNNNNNNNNNNNNCTATGTCATATATAAAAAGTTATAATAATATAAAGGTATATGGTATTATTTGAGCCCACATcttataatattaattaattaaatgattTTTACACCACCGCGCAATCAATATAAATTTTGCTAGCTGAGTTGGTTGGAGCTTGTACCATTATTATGGCTGAGTTCAGTGAGTTGTGCCCTGCGAAGAATGCACCATGGATTATGACTCTCAATCTCAGCATATGTATGGGCTTCACAAATGCTAAGTGCCTAAGTGGCATTAAATCTAAGCATGCAAAATGGGTTGTGGGAAGGGAAACAAGGCCTAAATAACAATGCAGCAGAAGGGTTGTGGATCTAACGGGCTTTATCTTCTTTTTCGGTTAACAAGCTATCCCTCAAGTAGACAAAAACTAAAAAAGTAATAACCTCGGAGCTATACATGACCCAAAAACAAAAAAGATTAAGAGATTGATTTATGACCCacaaagaaagagagtttgattATGACCAAAGAGGCAAAGGTAGATCAGCAATTCTCAACTCTCTTTTCTTTCTGGATAATATTTTCGACCTTTTAGAAATCTTTGTTTTATTATTGGATGTCTCCGAAGNNNNNNNNNNNNNNNNNNNNNNNNNNNNNNNNNNNNNNNNNNNNNNNNNNNNNNNNNNNNNNNNNNNNNNNNNNNNNNNNNNNNNNNNNNNNNNNNNNNNNNNNNNNNNNNNNNNNNNNNNNNNNNNNNNNNNNNNNNNNNNNNNNNNNNNNNNNNNNNNNNNNNNNNNNNNNNNNNaaaaaaaaaaaaggaaaaaaaaaaaaaaccaatgaattatatataatttaaatgaTATAATCTTTTCATACTTATTTAGAGATCATGGGTTAGAATCTTTCtatttttgattaaaaaaaaagtttcattGTTAGAAGTTATCATAATTTTTTTCTCTAAAAAGTGGAAACAATACAGGCATATCACGGTACTCACTTACTCTAACTAATAATTTTCAGACCAAAAAAGTAATTTTAGACAGAAATAATGATTCTGTAACGTTTCTTGTTTCTTAATATATaatatggaaaagtatatggaaccaagaggtgatcagccaaaaagtaaacaaaaccgtttaattagaatcactttttgaataatatgtttgaaaactgctcctGGGATCACGGAGCACAAACCAAAACCCAATTTTTCATGGAGCCCAAACACATTTTGGCTGGTTTTTAGCTAATATGCTTTTGGTTCCCTAGTTGTTCTCATATaatattgaatttaaatattgggTATAGTGATTAAAAATTGAACTATGTAAATGGTACTCCATGCAGGTCGCAAGACAAAAATTGGAGAACAGtgtaaaaaaataaagagaatatATTTTTACCTATTTTTAAGCGTAAATATTTCTATATTTTCGCGAAGAAAATTAGGAGAATTTGTATTTCTattaataaaaaatgtttttttattttattttctatctgctattttttctctttcctctttttctttaAAAGAATTGAATGGCCTAAACTACTAGATGGAATGGATGGAAGAATGTCTCAAAAATTAAGTATAATACAGCTAGTTAATAATTGCCTAAACTACTCAATAATGATTGCATAATGACAACGGTTCATGTTAACAATTAATTGTAGTATTTTAATGTCAAAAGTGTTTTTAATAATGCCACTAAGGACCAAGAGTTCATTTATTTCGCATGTTCccccaaagaaagaaagaactaaAAGAAAGGAGGTATCAAGTATCAACTATAAAGCATAGTTATAAGAATTAGACCGAATGGATTAGTATGACCAAAAAATTAGTGAATTGGATATAAGGTCGGTCTAATTGAACTATTCgaccatataaaaaaaagaatcgGTGAGAATCAGCTGATTTTAATAAAAATCGATGAATTGATGGTTTAAGTGAGATTAAGTCACTGGTTTAACTAGTGATCCACAGATTaaactaataaactaataaattagTAGTCTGATTGATTCGATTTTGATAATTATGCTACAAAGAGGCATGCGTTGCAGAACTAAAATTAGAGAAAAATTTATTACTAACTTTTAGCTATTAATCCATTATTATATATAAAAGTTTGTCATTAAAGCATGCCGTAGGAGCATGCAAATTTCTCCATTTATTACCGttagtttggttcaaattatctATTATAAAACTTAGTATTGTGGTGGATTAATTTTTAGCCTATTAAATTgaagaaaaccgtaaaaaataaaaaaaaaaattgatttaaatcatctaaaattattttattaattatcattataattatataattttaaatataataaatatataattataaatattatatacataaaattataatttttatactaaataaaataaatttaattattttttaaagataataaacaaaaattattgttttttattagtatttttaattattaatttatttttttaatttaataatttaatatcatatttttaattcatattttttaaatattacttgttacaaacaataaaTTCTACTCATTTTATACTCCTTTTTATTTGAGCATCAGAATATTTTTGTAGGTGTCTACCGCCGTTAGTTCTCTGAGAACTGACGTATATCCTTTTTACTTCAGGCGAAGAAGAGCTCAATCTCTAAATAAGACGAGTTATATCTATCGCCAGACTTACTACACAAGAATATTTAGTGTCCACGTGGGATACGAGTTTAAATCTAATCCCATTATCATTTTCTCTTCTCGATTTGTTACCTTCTTTTGTAAGTTATAATTAATGGCGAAAAAACAAAGCAATCCACTTTCTTCTCCTACTGAGGCCGAATTATTGGCTATCAATTATTNNNNNNNNNNNNNNNNNNNNNNNNNNNNNNNNNNNNNNNNNNNNNNNNNNNNNNNNNNNNNNNNNNNNNNNNNNNNNNNNNNNNNNNNNNNNNNNNNNNNNNNNNNNNNNNNNNNNNNNNNNNNNNNNNNNNNNNNNNNNNNNNNNNNNNNNNNNNNNNNNNNNNNNNNNNNNNNNNNNNNNNNNNNNNNNNNNNNNNNNNNNNNNNNNNNNNNNNNNNNNNNNNNNNNNNNNNNNNNNNNNNNNNNNNNNNNNNNNNNNNNNNNNNNNNNNNNNNNNNNNNNNNNNNNNNNAATGATActtttgaattaatattatgTCATTTTTTTTCTACATTCTTAGATGGTGCTACTTTATTCTGATTTTCATCTTTACTTGCAAgttctatttttactttttaaaaactGGCTGGCTTTTTCACCAACAATTTTGCAGCATTCAAGATCTATGTCCATGATTCCAGCAACTAGCTTAACATAATCAAATAAGGTCAACATGAAAGTCTCCCTGACTACATGACAAAGTTCAATAAAATAGTAATGGAGATTCTCAACCTCAATCCGGACGTCCACCTCCATGTCCTTAGGGTGTGTGTGGTTGGAAGAATTATAAATAATTCTTAGGAATTTTAAGATGGAAATATCATAttcccatgtttggttcaaagtttgaaaaacTATTCCTAAGCAAGTTTGATTCTAGGCAAAATACCATCATTTCAATTCCCACCTTCTCCTTAGGTATCTTTAATTCCCATGGGAATGGAATCTTTATAACAATGTAATACTTGAACCACACACACCCAAGAGTGGTCATTGTCTTGGCAAGTTCCAAGAGACTATTGATATCGCCAAGCCGAAGATTTTAGCAAAATTTTGAGAAAAGCAGTTGGACTGATAGAAATCGAAGAACTTAGACAAACTCAGCAAATTGATAAACCAACTTAATCAAAAGAGGACGACCAGAAAGACCTTTTTGAATATGCAAAGTGATCGGTAAAGAGACTTATACCCTTTAAATACTACTATGCAAAGAACTACCTGATACTTGGAGTACAACATCTCTAAAACTAAGCACAACTAAGATGTAAGTCATAACTCGAAGatgtattatttttttcattcacaAGATTTTTTTCACACCGAATTTTGCTTAGAGGAACGAGGTACTTCATCTTGTACCTTTTTTGTTAAGATAGTAAATctcaataaatataaattatttttagatttatcattctttattttttgttattactcGTGTCTTTGGTTTGGTTACTATTTTTCCTACATACTATACATATTACAACAAACCAATATTAAAGTTCGTATACAAAAATAAATTGACAGTTATAAGTCGGACTCAATCTAAACAAGTCGACATCTATAAGTCGGAATCATTTCAAACAAATCAACAATTATAAGTCAGGATTAATTCTAACAAACCGGTAATTATAAGTTGAAATCAATCTAAATAAGCCGACACCTATAAATCAAAATCATTTCAAATAAATCGGCAATTATAAGTCGGAATCACTCCAAACAAATCGGCATTTATAAGTCAAAATCAGTTAAAGCAACCCAACACCTATTAGTCCAGGTCAATTCAACAACCAATCAACCATGAGCTCGTCCAAAAATACACTGATATAAGCAACACATTTTTCAATGACAAGTttaaacaattttatttttaagattatCAAGTTGATTTTGAAAGGTAATCCTCAATTCTTATATCTTCGAATTATAACACGAACTACATCTCTTTCATATCTTACTGAGTTATAACTCGATTTTCATAAAGGCTCAACatatttctcttaaaaaaaaaaaaaacaagttaaaNNNNNNNNNNNNNNNNNNNNNNNNNNNNNNNNNNNNNNNNNNNNNNNNNNNNNNNNNNNNNNNNNNNNNNNNNNNNNNNNNNNNNNNNNNNNNNNNNNNNNNNNNNNNNNNNNNNNNNNNNNNNNNNNNNNNNNNNNNNNNNNNNNNNNNNNNNNNNNNNNNNNNNNNNNNNNNNNNNNNNNNNNNNNNNNNNNNNNNNNNNNNNNNNNNNNNNNNNNNNNNNNNNNNNNNNNNNNNNNNNNNNNNNNNNNNNNNNNNNNNNNNNNNNNNNNNNNNNNNNNNNNNNNNNNNNNNNNNNNNNNNNNNNNNNNNNNNNNNNNNNNNNNNCTCTAACATGCTTATTATTTTTCAAGTATAATAAGTTGAACTTGAGGGACTACCACTTATTATTACAATGTCAATTTAtaagttaaaaaattatttaagttctACCTGTCTTATTGCAAAATATCATAGATTAAACTTGGACCATGACTCGTTACTAATACATGGACCTACATTACTTATAATTCGGAACTATATAAATAAAACGTGTTAGATCAAAAGTACGTATTTTTCCTTTTTAGTATGTATTTTCTCTTTTTAGCAGACTTTTTAATATAAGCTCAAATAATGTTCAAGAGTGGTTATAAAAAAAACTAGACTAACATCCCCAATAGTTCTGTAATAATAGATCAACTTAGTAACTAAAAT carries:
- the LOC110271895 gene encoding uncharacterized protein LOC110271895, yielding MTVHFIWFHERFRVLPPDASEETVRIYARAYIMMLLSTQLFGDKSANRVHIRWLPFVANLDGMGRYSWGSAALAWLYRCMCRVANRNVTNLAGPLQLLQSWIFWRFPSLRPAGFEVFSFPLASRWSTYLPPNDGKEQRVIRYRLALDRLTARDIMWEPYSALDVLAVVHPEILTEQHSRMWRAVTALIYFAVIEWHQVDRVVPQLGGVQHIPEDALNVDWLHAKDGRGGDRWFPHYYRAWHEHWENRVDAVISIERVADPGPSADYLDWWYREAQRFLSPGAAFADPRGTQIPPEAYQRGSSQVPRISQLPDMPDNRRVERRRRVGTRDTGREWRWLHDAMQQDDAGEDARAEVDHRVRRCNARRGRTPDDTQHAGGVSGTAATEAGGDTFTSRAYSQMPELTPTMTMDLNDQLVSPRFYADFAELIRDDAGTSNVQFGGQSYQQQMPDVQMETAAYQPHMTEMHSQPPDYQGQYGVDLNVPPGSPLDTWFTMGGTPQSAFGLDHPGDDVGQEAARPTRVRRPARCGTGSHLLGDFHDATRDDPDG